From the genome of Hippoglossus stenolepis isolate QCI-W04-F060 chromosome 13, HSTE1.2, whole genome shotgun sequence:
AACACGTCGCTCGCACAACCTCATCCTTTTCTCTCTACTGAGCTGAAAGTGGTCGAGTAACAACTCAAATTTAGGCTTCAAAATAACTGTTATATCCTGTTAGCATATTCTTAAGAAACtgcacatttgatttgattatattatgtatattcTGAACATTTTAACTCCTTAAACGTTGTGGAGTGTattcttatatttttatattgtgtatagtgtgttgtgtttatctaTCATATCTATTTTGTATCGTAGTTTATCTTAAAGTGTCATATTGTATCTGATTACACTGTGTATATTGTATcgtattttaagtatttattgtattgtacCGTATCATATATCTATTgtatagtattttttatattagaTCTGTCTTATCTATTATATAGAATCCATCTATTGTATGGtattgtgtctctctctctatctatctatctatctatctatctatctctctatctctctatctctctctctatctatctctctatctctctatctctctatctctctctctatctatctatctatctatctatctctctatctatctatctattctatctatctatctatctatctattatctatctatctatctatccatctatctatctctctatctctctatctatctctctatctatctatctatctatctatctatctatctatctatctatctatctatctatctatctatctatctatctatctatctatctatctatctatctatctatctatctatctatctatctatctattttgTTGTTCAGCTATATCTGTGTCAAACTTAGTCaatataactaaataaatacagtctatttaTATTAAGGCTATATAATAAGTTATATTGACCTTGTATGTTTTACCGAGCAGGACTTTGTTAATCATTGAAATCAGTGTGATGAGCagttaattgaatttaaaagttttGAACCATCGCGTCTTTGCTTCTAAGTTCCAGCTGAGACTGTGAACACTTCCTGTGTCTGCTCCTGCAAACACTTAAAAAGTCACATTGTGAAGAGAGACAAGGAAAGTCCAGCTGCTTCTCCTCGTCCACACTCCTTGTTTATGACCTGGCTCCGGGTCTGAATGGGGCCAGTGGAGGAATACGACTTCATTCAAGTTCTGCTTCTGTTGATCAccacagagcagagtctcctTTCATTTCTACTGCAGTTTAACTGCTCCCTCTCACGTTATGGAGCCTGTTCTTTATGTTTTTACGAGGTGAAAGTGAACGCCTGCTACTGTAGAAGGAGAACGTGTTTCATATCACTAATGAGTTCACCTCCTACCTGGATCACGTGCAGAGCATTTACTGTTTTCATTAAGTCTGACAGGAGGTGTTCGCAGGTCCAGGACGTGAAGTTTCACTCACAAAATCCCTCAGAGGTCAGAAAGCCTCATTTGTGAGGCAGCTTCAAAAGtcaaaactaaatcaaattaGACCAAGTGACCGGGGGTTAGAATCGGCTAAAATAAAGGTCATTTACCTCAGGATTTGTCAAAGTGGTTCCCTGAGCAAGacacattcaaatcaaaacatCAGCTTGGAGCTAATTTCTGCAGTCATGCATGCGTTAAGACCAAAACAGGATCAGCAGACGACCCCCCGCTGACCAGGCCATTAGGCAAGTGACCACACTTTTGTTGAAATTCCAATAAAATGAAGAGAATGTCACACGGTTAATCTGCTTCTTCACCGGCTCCACTGCAGCCGCATGGGTCGAGTGTAGGAGCCTTGAAAAACCCTCGAAACGTGCATGATGTAAATGGGACTTGTTCTTCAGCAtctttgtttctcctctctttgtttttcctctgcgACAGAACAAGCAGCTGGAGTTTACCACCGGGAGTCGCGCAAAGGGAGATACCAGCTGACGTATAAAGAGGCCAAGGCAGTCTGCAAGTACGAGGGAGGGAATCTGGCCACTTACGCAGAGCTGGAGGCCGCCCGCCAAATAGGTCTGAGGcaacctgcaacacacaaacacatccacaacgcacacgcacagcagacacacactcgttTGATGCATTAGGCTAATACTGTCCCATCAGCAGCGAACACCATCCATCCACGTTTCACCAGAACTCTGTTTATCCGGCTTTTCTCCCGTGAAGGAAATGAAACGTAACATCTGCGAACAGATCTCTGATGTAACGGTCGCGATGCACGTCTCAACCCACTGGAATGCTTTTAACATGCAGAGGTTCCGATGTTCACAGGTTAAAGGTCGGGGGGGGGGCGGTTTCTTTCGGCAGTTGCATGACTGCGCCCGATTGTAAGAGTTCCCACGACAACTGTGAAACCTGTTAACACCTTCTTGGTTATATCACTGTTCCCACGGCTCAGACACTTGACTCCTGACATTACGATCCAATGAGCTTCTCCACCAGGGAGGTCCGTCTTTCATCAGGGCTCGGCCGGCTGATTGTAGCTTAACCCTGAAGCAGCAAGAATAAACTAAACACATCTTTTCACCAGAGGGTTtatccagttttattttaaggAGACGCTGGGAGTTGAtggtggtctttcagtttgagagcaggtcttcttcagattttgtgacgctttcactcaaaaccctgcgcttgcactcgACTAgctcctgcttgtgcttagatttgctttGCTTGTGTGCAACCTGTGCGCTTGCAAATTAAATTGTCCCAGCCGGGTCATGCACTGAATATCTGTAAGTACCCAGCTTGAGCACAATTTGGAACTATTTGAGTGTGAACGCAGGGTTTCGAGTGAAAGCTTCACAAAAAAGCTTTACTTTCTTGTGTTGATATTaagtttgtggaaaaaaaacaaccttcacCACTTTTACTAATCACAGCTCATCTTTTATATTCTCACATCTGGATATTCTCAAGTTAATGTTAAGAGAAGTTTTAGTTTATAAGCCGACCGGACAAATCACCGTTAATCGACCGTGCGTTGCTACATTAAACATTCAACAGatgttttgtttggttcagGTTTCCATGTGTGTGCAGCTGGATGGTTTGATAAAGGACGTGTTGGATATCCCATCGTCAAACCCGGGGCCAACTGTGGTTTTGGGAGGGTGGGAATCATCGACTACGGCTACAGGCTGAACAAGAACGAGAAGTGGGACGTGTACTGCTACAACCCAAACTGTGAGTATTTACTGATACTTTCCCTCCAGTAAAACCTCTCAGTACTCGTGGTGACTGTGTGGCTGTGGTTGAGAGTCAGGGGGGGGGTCTTAATCAGGTTAAGATTAGTCATCAGGTCTGAGACTCCACAGACTCACTCAGGGTTTTGTCATCACCTTGTTTCAAGTGAAACACGAGGGACCACAGTGGGAGTCGGTCTCAGTCCCACCATGTGACTTATCAGGTTCAGACCAGGAATAAACCAGGAGCAGGAAGTTAGAGTCTGGATAAGACGCTGGTGGAGACACTACGACACAGTCTGACCTGAGAGACAGTTTCAGAACCACAGCTCTGAACTTTGGACTGTGACATCAATGTGTCTTTCAcatggccgacatgtacaaagAAGACAatcatacacacaaaacaactacaaacaaAGGGACTAtctcagtttttaaaaacacatctacaATTGTATTATTGCATTTCTCAATTTTTACTTAAAGCTCAtattaaatggtaaatgctCTGAAAGTTTTTCTGGAttttcacagaaaacagaaagtggTGAAAGCCGCGAGAGTGAAccaaggaaataaaatgttgtagtATAAGTACGTTAAAAACAAAAGCTCCAAAAAGCTGAGCGGAGCTGCAGAGTCAGTCGGTTGATAAATCTGTTGGTTTTCCactaatataaaatattgattacaGCAACTTGGAACTTTAAATTAGAGATTTGGGatcaaaatgacatttttacagttgaaaaataaactgctcCTTGTCAAACTACtaatgagacatttttaaatttcttgAAATGGACATTAAATCAGATATAATTTAGATCATCTATGGGGTttagaggaggagcagctgtttCATGGAACTACATTATTTTATCACGTGTAATCCTCTGCTGTGTAAACGAGTCCTGTGCATCCGTTCATCAGCTCTGGAGCCATTTCTCCGTCTAAATAAAACATGGCCCAGTGATGGATGGACTGGAAACTCACTGTTGTAACGATCTACAGTAGAGAAAAGCTCACATCCCTCCAGGACGTCTGCTGGAAAAGCTTTTGATGCCATTGTCACCGGCCTCcacatgtgtgtttgatttcctTCTTCTGTTGCTCTGAATTCATTCAGCGCTCACACGCAAGACACAGACCCCCAAACCAAAATACTGCCCGATCCCACCAGCTGATTCCAGAAAAGCATCGTGGGGAATCGTTTCACCCGAGAACGAGTTTATCCACGTCCTCAGTTGACAGGAGTCGTGTTACTGCAGTGATGTGAAATGTGTGGTTGGTTAATTACAGTGCACTGggtgtatataaaaaaaagagtataaatgttttttatggtCTTTTTGTTCAATGTCTGCAAGTAAAGACTAGAAAGTCAAGATGCTGacaggtttgttttcatcaaatcTTTCTTTGACCTGAATGGTTCATGGATcttgtgtgaaatttggttcagatccaaataaaagtctgcaTCTGTGTGGATTTAAATTCAAACTGAGCATTAAAACATGTATTAGAGATGAACCTGTCGTGTCTCACAGCGAAGGAGTGTGGCGGAGTGCTGACAGAACAAGAGAAGGTCATTCATTCCCCCGGTTTCCCCGAGGAGTACGAGGACGAGCAGATCTGCTACTGGCACATCCGAGTCCGCCTGGGCCAGAGGATCCACCTCCGCTTCCTGGAGTTCGACGTGGAGGACGACACGGCCTGCATGGCCGATTATCTGGAGGCGTTCGACAGCTACGACGACGTCTCAGGCTTTGTCGGGAGGTGagatgattaaaaacacagatccTGATGCTTCGTCAGGTAAATGTCCCTCTGATTTAAGGTTTGGGATGAACtcgtctgacctggacaatctcctgctgcgttcccCATACGTGAAAGTCTTGAGTAAGATttgtggacattctccggagtttgtgtctgaaagcaacaactttttttttcaatttatcaagtaataaatgtgaaaatgaccATCAAAAGTTATTAAAACCTAAAGTGACATCTCCAGGTGTCTGGTGTTGTCCAAGCACCAATTAAAAACCATAGAGATATTCAGATTACAGGGATGtaagataaagaaaatcatCTTATCCTCACGTTTgagaaactataaaaacaattgatttgctgtttttgtttcagaagTTGTGACAAGTTTAACGTTATCGTCCCCGTTTcgtctgtttcctctcaggTTCTGTGGGGAATATTtacctgatgacatcatcagcacaggtgagaaGTCGACatcaaatatttccatttgaCGACAGGTAAAAGATTTTCCGTCGACATCAGACTCACGgatttgatatttttctgtttcacaggAAACGTGATGACGCTGAAGTTCCTGTCTGACGCTTCAGTCACAGCCGGAGGCTTCCAGCTACAATACTCAGCCTTTAATGCGTCTCTGTTCCCGCACAACTACACCCAGAGTTTTCACTGACTTTAACACACTGATGTCATGCTGTTGCTGTATTTATAATGTTATTGGTCACATTGTGTGCT
Proteins encoded in this window:
- the tnfaip6 gene encoding tumor necrosis factor-inducible gene 6 protein, whose protein sequence is MHLLALLWTLGLLLKETQAWGFRDGIFHNSIWLEQAAGVYHRESRKGRYQLTYKEAKAVCKYEGGNLATYAELEAARQIGFHVCAAGWFDKGRVGYPIVKPGANCGFGRVGIIDYGYRLNKNEKWDVYCYNPNSKECGGVLTEQEKVIHSPGFPEEYEDEQICYWHIRVRLGQRIHLRFLEFDVEDDTACMADYLEAFDSYDDVSGFVGRFCGEYLPDDIISTGNVMTLKFLSDASVTAGGFQLQYSAFNASLFPHNYTQSFH